In Streptantibioticus cattleyicolor NRRL 8057 = DSM 46488, a genomic segment contains:
- the gcvP gene encoding aminomethyl-transferring glycine dehydrogenase translates to MTANRIPLADLERGTPFEERHIGPDAGAQAKMLAHVGYGSLDELTAAAVPDAIKSAEALALPAARTEADVLAELRSLAGRNQVLSSMIGLGYYGTFTPPVILRNVMENPAWYTAYTPYQPEISQGRLEALLNFQTMVADLTGLPTSGASLLDEGTAAAEAMALSRRVGKVKDGVFLVDADCFPQTVAVVETRAEPTGVEVVVADLTDGIPAEVAERGVFGVLLQYPGASGAVRDPRPVIERAHELGAVVTVAADLLALTLLTPPGELGADIAVGTTQRFGVPMGFGGPHAGYMAVRDQFARSLPGRLVGVSVDADGDRAYRLALQTREQHIRREKATSNICTAQVLLAVMAGMYAVHHGPDGLTGIARKVHRYAAVLAAGLRAGGVEVAHDAFFDTLTARVPGRAAEVVAAARTAGVNLRLVDADRVGVSCDETTGRGQLAAVWQAFGVTGDVDALDAETGDALPAELARTSGFLAHPVFHQHRSETAMLRYLRRLADRDYALDRGMIPLGSCTMKLNATAEMEPVTWPEFASLHPFAPAEQAEGYLTLIHELEERLAAITGYDKVSLQPNAGSQGELAGLLAVRAYHRANGDTGRTVCLIPSSAHGTNAASAVMAGMRVVVVRTGEDGEVDTADLRAKIEQYGDELAVLMVTYPSTHGVFEEHIGEICALVHDAGGQVYVDGANLNALVGLARPGRFGGDVSHLNLHKTFCIPHGGGGPGVGPVAVRAHLAPYLPNHPLQPTAGPGTGVGPVSAAPWGSAGILPISWAYARLMGADGLKRATQVAVLSANYLAKRLAPYFPVLYTGPGGLVAHECIIDLRPLTKATGVTVDDVAKRLIDYGFHAPTMSFPVAGTLMIEPTESEDLAELDRFCEAMIAIRAEIDRVGSGEWPKDDNPLRNAPHTAAMLGGEWEHAYPRQEAVFPAGVSAADKYWPPVRRIDGAFGDRNLVCSCPPLEEYEG, encoded by the coding sequence ATGACCGCCAACCGCATCCCCCTCGCCGACCTGGAGCGCGGCACCCCCTTCGAGGAGCGCCACATCGGGCCGGACGCCGGTGCCCAGGCGAAGATGCTCGCCCACGTCGGATACGGCTCGCTGGACGAGCTGACGGCGGCGGCGGTACCGGACGCCATCAAGTCGGCCGAGGCGCTCGCGCTGCCCGCCGCCCGTACCGAGGCCGACGTCCTCGCCGAGCTGCGTTCCCTGGCCGGCCGCAACCAGGTGCTCTCCTCCATGATCGGCCTGGGCTACTACGGCACCTTCACCCCGCCGGTGATCCTGCGCAACGTCATGGAGAACCCGGCCTGGTACACCGCCTACACCCCGTACCAGCCGGAGATCTCGCAGGGCCGGCTGGAGGCGCTGCTCAACTTCCAGACGATGGTGGCCGACCTGACCGGGCTGCCCACCTCCGGCGCCTCGCTGCTGGACGAGGGCACCGCCGCCGCCGAGGCCATGGCGCTCTCCCGGCGGGTCGGCAAGGTCAAGGACGGCGTCTTCCTGGTCGACGCCGACTGCTTCCCGCAGACCGTCGCGGTGGTCGAGACCCGTGCCGAACCCACCGGCGTCGAGGTGGTCGTCGCCGACCTCACCGACGGCATCCCGGCCGAGGTGGCCGAGCGCGGCGTCTTCGGCGTGCTGCTCCAGTACCCCGGGGCCTCCGGCGCGGTACGCGACCCGCGCCCGGTCATCGAGCGCGCCCACGAACTCGGCGCGGTGGTCACCGTCGCCGCCGACCTGCTCGCCCTCACCCTGCTCACCCCGCCCGGTGAACTCGGCGCCGACATCGCGGTGGGCACCACCCAGCGCTTCGGCGTGCCGATGGGCTTCGGCGGCCCGCACGCCGGCTACATGGCGGTACGCGACCAGTTCGCCCGCAGCCTGCCGGGGCGCCTGGTGGGGGTCTCGGTGGACGCCGACGGTGACCGCGCCTACCGGCTCGCGCTGCAGACCCGCGAACAGCACATCCGCCGGGAGAAGGCCACCAGCAACATCTGCACCGCCCAGGTGCTGCTCGCCGTGATGGCCGGGATGTACGCGGTCCACCACGGCCCCGACGGGCTCACCGGCATCGCCCGCAAGGTGCACCGGTATGCCGCCGTGCTCGCCGCGGGGCTGCGGGCCGGCGGGGTCGAGGTGGCCCACGACGCCTTCTTCGACACCCTGACGGCACGCGTCCCCGGACGCGCCGCCGAGGTGGTGGCCGCCGCCCGTACCGCCGGGGTCAACCTGCGCCTGGTCGACGCCGACCGGGTCGGGGTCTCCTGCGACGAGACCACCGGACGCGGCCAACTCGCCGCCGTCTGGCAGGCGTTCGGGGTCACCGGTGACGTGGACGCCCTCGACGCCGAGACCGGCGACGCGCTCCCGGCCGAGCTGGCGCGCACCTCCGGCTTCCTGGCCCACCCGGTCTTCCACCAGCACCGTTCCGAGACCGCCATGCTGCGCTACCTGCGCCGGCTGGCCGACCGCGACTACGCGCTGGACCGCGGCATGATCCCGCTGGGCTCGTGCACCATGAAGCTCAACGCCACGGCCGAGATGGAGCCGGTCACCTGGCCGGAGTTCGCCTCGCTCCACCCGTTCGCCCCGGCCGAGCAGGCCGAGGGGTACCTCACGCTCATCCACGAGCTGGAGGAGCGGCTGGCCGCCATCACCGGCTACGACAAGGTGAGCCTCCAGCCCAACGCCGGCTCCCAGGGCGAGCTTGCCGGGCTGCTGGCGGTCCGCGCCTACCACCGGGCCAACGGCGACACCGGGCGCACCGTCTGCCTGATCCCGTCCTCCGCGCACGGCACCAACGCGGCCAGCGCCGTGATGGCCGGGATGCGGGTGGTCGTGGTCAGGACCGGCGAGGACGGCGAGGTGGACACCGCCGACCTGCGCGCCAAGATCGAGCAGTACGGCGACGAACTGGCCGTGCTCATGGTCACCTACCCCTCCACGCACGGCGTCTTCGAGGAGCACATCGGCGAGATCTGCGCCCTGGTGCACGACGCGGGCGGCCAGGTGTACGTGGACGGCGCCAACCTCAACGCGCTGGTGGGGCTGGCCCGGCCGGGGCGGTTCGGCGGCGACGTCTCCCACCTGAACCTGCACAAGACGTTCTGCATCCCGCACGGTGGCGGCGGCCCCGGCGTCGGCCCGGTCGCGGTCCGCGCCCACCTCGCCCCGTACCTGCCCAACCACCCGCTCCAGCCGACCGCGGGCCCCGGGACCGGGGTCGGGCCGGTGTCGGCGGCGCCGTGGGGTTCGGCGGGCATCCTGCCGATCTCCTGGGCCTACGCCCGGCTGATGGGCGCCGACGGCCTCAAGCGGGCCACCCAGGTGGCGGTGCTGAGCGCCAACTACCTCGCCAAGCGGCTCGCGCCGTACTTCCCGGTGCTCTACACCGGGCCGGGCGGCCTCGTCGCCCACGAGTGCATCATCGACCTGCGTCCGCTCACCAAGGCGACCGGGGTCACCGTGGACGACGTGGCCAAGCGGCTGATCGACTACGGCTTCCACGCGCCCACCATGTCGTTCCCGGTGGCCGGCACGCTGATGATCGAGCCCACCGAGAGCGAGGACCTGGCCGAACTCGACCGGTTCTGCGAGGCGATGATCGCCATCCGCGCGGAGATCGACCGGGTC
- a CDS encoding PRC-barrel domain-containing protein — protein MQTDIDPRTLIGRKALDRNGVKIGTVDEVYLDDATGEPEWAAVRTGLFGRDAFVPLEPSELRDDSLRVPYDKSLVKSAPDFGVGRHLSPEQELQLYHHYGLKVPPPEAESGSAPGELRDAGRLAGDPGERS, from the coding sequence GTGCAGACCGACATCGATCCGCGCACCCTGATCGGCCGCAAGGCGCTCGACCGCAACGGCGTCAAGATCGGCACCGTCGACGAGGTCTACCTCGACGACGCGACCGGCGAACCCGAATGGGCCGCGGTGCGCACCGGACTGTTCGGCCGGGACGCCTTCGTTCCGCTGGAACCGAGCGAGCTGCGCGACGACTCGCTGCGGGTGCCGTACGACAAGTCGCTGGTCAAGAGCGCCCCGGACTTCGGGGTGGGGCGCCATCTCTCCCCGGAGCAGGAGCTCCAGCTCTACCACCACTACGGCCTGAAGGTGCCGCCCCCGGAGGCCGAGTCCGGCTCGGCCCCGGGTGAACTGCGCGATGCCGGGCGGCTGGCGGGCGATCCCGGCGAGCGGTCATGA
- a CDS encoding DNA polymerase IV, whose translation MRTAPTILHLDMDAFYASVEQASKPSLRGKPVVVGGLGPRGVVSTASYEARVHGVHSAMAMAHARRLCPNAAYLTPRFTLYRQVSDVVMGLLHELSPLVEPLSLDEAFVDLAVGACRDRLAGLPSHAVGAEVRVVGEELRAAIRAATGLTASVGIAGSKLLAKIGSDAAKPDGLVVVESGTEDAFLGPLPVRALWGVGPATADHLRRAGIGTVAEVAEAGEAELVRLLGKAHGASLYAMATGQDDRPVVAERDVKSISVEDTFDVDLTDRARVRAEVGRLADRCVQRLRAAGRSGRTVVLKVRRYDFTTLTRSETLRAPTDDPAVVRETAGRLIEGVDTTGGVRLLGVGVAGLADFTQEDLFAQAAQGSAADPGDPEHSEDAAPATVAAPPPVRRWHPGHDVTHEEYGPGWVQGSGVGRVTVRFEVPGGEPGRVRTFAVDDPALTPSEPLPLVPGFPVPGPSATAS comes from the coding sequence GTGAGAACCGCTCCGACCATCCTCCACCTCGACATGGACGCCTTCTACGCCTCCGTGGAGCAGGCGTCCAAGCCGAGCCTGCGCGGCAAGCCCGTGGTGGTCGGTGGGCTCGGGCCGCGCGGGGTGGTCTCCACCGCCTCCTACGAGGCACGGGTGCACGGGGTCCACTCGGCGATGGCGATGGCGCACGCCCGGCGGCTGTGCCCCAACGCCGCCTACCTCACCCCCCGGTTCACGCTGTACCGCCAGGTCAGTGACGTGGTCATGGGGCTGCTGCACGAACTCTCCCCGCTGGTGGAACCGCTCAGCCTGGACGAGGCCTTCGTCGACCTGGCCGTCGGGGCCTGCCGCGACCGGCTGGCCGGGCTGCCCTCGCACGCTGTCGGCGCCGAGGTGCGCGTGGTGGGGGAGGAGCTGCGGGCGGCGATCCGCGCGGCCACCGGGCTCACCGCCTCCGTCGGCATCGCGGGCTCCAAGCTGCTGGCCAAGATCGGTTCGGACGCCGCCAAGCCGGACGGCCTGGTCGTCGTCGAGTCCGGCACCGAGGACGCGTTCCTCGGCCCGCTCCCGGTACGCGCCCTGTGGGGGGTCGGCCCGGCCACCGCCGACCATCTGCGCCGCGCCGGGATCGGCACGGTGGCCGAGGTGGCCGAGGCGGGCGAGGCGGAGCTGGTGCGGCTGCTGGGCAAGGCGCACGGCGCATCGCTGTACGCCATGGCCACCGGCCAGGACGACCGGCCGGTGGTGGCGGAACGGGACGTGAAATCCATATCGGTGGAGGACACCTTCGACGTCGACCTGACCGACCGCGCCCGGGTGCGGGCCGAGGTCGGACGGCTCGCCGACCGCTGTGTCCAACGGCTGCGCGCGGCGGGACGTTCGGGGCGCACGGTGGTGCTCAAGGTGCGCCGCTACGACTTCACCACGCTGACGCGGTCCGAAACGCTCCGCGCCCCCACCGACGACCCCGCAGTGGTCCGGGAGACCGCCGGCCGGCTCATCGAGGGCGTCGACACCACCGGCGGGGTGCGGCTGCTCGGGGTCGGCGTGGCCGGCCTCGCCGACTTCACCCAGGAGGATCTCTTCGCCCAGGCCGCGCAGGGGTCCGCCGCCGACCCCGGCGACCCGGAGCACTCCGAGGACGCCGCGCCCGCGACCGTCGCCGCACCGCCGCCGGTCCGCCGCTGGCACCCCGGACACGACGTCACCCACGAGGAGTACGGCCCCGGCTGGGTCCAGGGCAGCGGGGTCGGCCGGGTCACCGTGCGCTTCGAGGTGCCCGGCGGCGAACCGGGCCGGGTCCGCACCTTCGCGGTGGACGACCCGGCGCTCACCCCGTCCGAACCGCTGCCGCTGGTGCCGGGGTTCCCGGTGCCGGGCCCGTCCGCCACCGCGTCATGA
- a CDS encoding MerR family transcriptional regulator: MDDGGPGPGPRPPEGSELVGYRGPTACAAAGITYRQLDYWARTGLVEPSVRTTYGSGSQRLYSLRDVVVLKIVKRLLDTGVALPNIRTAVRHLSTWSSADVARTTLMCDGATVYECTSPDEVVSLLQGGQGVFGIAVGVVWRDVAESLSRLPGERVDTGETLYAPSPADELARRRNRAG, encoded by the coding sequence GTGGACGACGGCGGCCCCGGGCCGGGCCCCCGGCCGCCCGAGGGGTCGGAGCTCGTCGGATACCGCGGGCCCACCGCCTGCGCCGCCGCGGGCATCACCTACCGTCAGCTCGACTACTGGGCCCGCACCGGTCTGGTGGAGCCCAGCGTGCGCACCACCTACGGCTCCGGCTCGCAACGGCTCTACAGCCTCCGGGACGTCGTCGTCCTCAAGATCGTCAAACGGCTGCTGGACACCGGGGTGGCGCTGCCCAACATCCGTACCGCGGTACGCCACCTGTCCACCTGGTCCTCGGCCGACGTGGCCCGCACGACCCTGATGTGCGACGGCGCGACGGTGTACGAGTGCACCTCCCCGGACGAGGTGGTGAGCCTGCTCCAGGGCGGCCAGGGGGTCTTCGGCATCGCCGTCGGGGTGGTCTGGCGGGACGTGGCGGAGAGCCTGTCCCGGCTGCCCGGCGAACGGGTGGACACCGGCGAGACGCTCTACGCCCCCAGCCCGGCCGACGAACTCGCCCGGCGCCGCAACCGGGCCGGCTGA
- a CDS encoding bifunctional nuclease family protein — translation MNELDVVGVRVEMPSNQPIVLLREVGGDRYLPIWIGPGEATAIAFAQQGMTPARPLTHDLFKDVLEAVGQRLTEVRITDLREGVFYAELVFASGVEVSARPSDAIALALRTGTPIYGSDGVLDDAGIAIPDEQEDEVEKFREFLDQISPEDFGTSNQ, via the coding sequence GTGAATGAGCTCGACGTCGTGGGTGTCCGGGTGGAAATGCCCTCCAACCAGCCGATCGTGCTTCTGCGGGAAGTAGGAGGCGACCGGTACCTCCCCATCTGGATCGGACCGGGTGAGGCGACCGCGATCGCCTTCGCCCAGCAGGGCATGACGCCCGCGCGCCCGCTGACCCACGACCTGTTCAAGGACGTCCTCGAGGCGGTCGGCCAGCGGCTCACCGAGGTGCGCATCACCGATCTGCGCGAAGGCGTCTTCTACGCCGAGCTGGTGTTCGCCAGCGGAGTGGAGGTCAGCGCCCGCCCGTCCGACGCCATAGCGCTCGCCCTGCGCACCGGGACGCCGATCTACGGCAGCGACGGTGTGCTCGACGACGCGGGGATCGCGATCCCGGACGAGCAGGAGGACGAGGTGGAGAAGTTCCGCGAGTTCCTCGACCAGATCTCGCCGGAGGACTTCGGCACGAGCAACCAGTGA
- the ftsR gene encoding transcriptional regulator FtsR: MPRTPSGGATSGAAAADGRLMSIGAVLALLRDEFPEVTISKIRFLEAEGLVEPQRTPSGYRKFSPRDVERLGQVLRMQRDHYLPLKVIREHLEALDAGAPVALPAPAEPPDPLAGALDADADPPPATGRISRADLLNATGAEESDLAQWESYGLIEPGADGGYDPESIQVAKLITELAGFGLEPRHLRAVKAAADRDVSLVEQVVAPLRRHRNPQTRAHAEATARELAGLSVRLHAALVRSALRLRQP; encoded by the coding sequence ATGCCTCGTACACCGTCGGGCGGTGCCACATCAGGCGCCGCCGCCGCGGACGGACGGCTGATGAGCATCGGCGCGGTGCTCGCCCTGCTGCGCGACGAATTCCCCGAGGTCACCATCTCCAAGATCCGCTTCTTGGAGGCGGAGGGCCTGGTGGAGCCGCAGCGGACGCCCTCCGGTTACCGCAAGTTCAGCCCGCGTGACGTCGAGCGGCTGGGGCAGGTGCTGCGCATGCAGCGCGACCACTACCTGCCGTTGAAGGTCATCCGCGAGCACCTGGAGGCGTTGGACGCCGGCGCCCCGGTCGCGTTGCCCGCCCCCGCCGAGCCGCCCGACCCGCTGGCCGGGGCCCTCGACGCGGACGCCGACCCGCCGCCCGCCACCGGCCGCATCAGCCGCGCCGACCTGCTGAACGCCACCGGCGCCGAGGAGAGCGACCTGGCCCAGTGGGAGTCCTACGGGCTGATCGAGCCGGGCGCCGACGGCGGCTACGACCCGGAAAGCATCCAGGTCGCCAAGTTGATCACGGAACTGGCCGGGTTCGGGCTGGAGCCGCGCCATCTGCGGGCCGTCAAGGCCGCCGCCGACCGGGACGTCAGCCTGGTGGAGCAGGTCGTCGCGCCGCTGCGCCGGCACCGCAACCCGCAGACCCGGGCGCACGCCGAGGCCACCGCGCGTGAGCTGGCCGGATTGTCCGTCCGGTTGCACGCCGCGCTGGTCCGCTCGGCGCTGCGGCTGCGACAGCCGTGA
- a CDS encoding FHA domain-containing protein: protein MVRCPDVRTGRSVLRGFVLPHGRVCFFQGESPVKLFGKLFGKSARQRAADPATARHRAPREAQGEGADRGRPLFRDEAVAPGGDISGGPGQVSVDPAASGRIGFQDPSDVPAGQPRQEAQPMAALPVCSRCGHRNAEASRFCSNCGAPLHPGVAPERASETTSTISISGLEAYDAEATGQTAVPLLTPELQAAVEALPHGSALLVVRRGPNSGSRFLLDAEVTTAGRHPESDIFLDDVTVSRRHVEFRRGPDGRFTVADVGSLNGTYVNREQIDSVPLAAGDEVQIGKYRMVFYSSPRTY, encoded by the coding sequence CTGGTTCGTTGTCCGGATGTCCGGACCGGCCGGTCGGTGTTGCGAGGGTTCGTCCTGCCCCACGGGCGGGTCTGTTTCTTTCAAGGGGAATCGCCCGTGAAGTTGTTTGGGAAATTGTTCGGCAAGAGCGCTCGGCAGCGGGCCGCGGATCCCGCTACGGCGCGTCACCGGGCGCCGCGCGAGGCGCAGGGGGAGGGGGCGGACCGGGGCCGTCCGCTCTTCCGTGACGAGGCGGTTGCTCCGGGCGGTGACATTTCGGGTGGTCCTGGACAGGTTTCTGTTGACCCTGCCGCGTCGGGCCGCATAGGTTTCCAGGACCCATCGGACGTCCCCGCGGGTCAGCCGCGGCAGGAGGCACAGCCCATGGCGGCCTTGCCGGTTTGTAGCAGGTGCGGGCACCGGAACGCGGAGGCGAGCCGCTTCTGCTCCAACTGCGGTGCGCCGCTGCACCCGGGAGTGGCCCCCGAGCGCGCCTCGGAGACCACCTCCACGATCTCCATCTCCGGCCTGGAGGCGTACGACGCCGAGGCCACCGGCCAGACCGCGGTGCCGCTGCTCACCCCCGAGTTGCAGGCGGCCGTGGAGGCGCTGCCGCACGGCTCGGCGCTGCTGGTGGTGCGCCGCGGCCCCAACTCCGGCAGCCGCTTCCTGCTGGACGCCGAGGTGACCACGGCGGGCCGCCACCCGGAGAGCGACATCTTCCTGGACGACGTCACCGTCTCCCGGCGCCACGTGGAGTTCCGCCGAGGGCCCGACGGCCGCTTCACCGTGGCCGACGTGGGCAGCCTCAACGGCACCTACGTCAACCGCGAGCAGATCGACTCGGTGCCGCTCGCGGCCGGCGACGAGGTGCAGATCGGCAAGTACCGGATGGTGTTCTACAGCAGCCCGCGCACCTACTGA
- a CDS encoding DUF881 domain-containing protein: MSSDDTPRPEETPRPGEPPVRRPLPDEVPAPPASGSGPDADPGSGDGSDGQLTGRQRLVKGLWPPRLTRAQLIVALLLFVLGLGLAIQVRSTSDNGALRGARQEDLVRILSELDARTQRLEDEKRGLDNQLTQLRNSSNQAAEARRQTEQKARQLGVLAGTVAAQGPGITLTIRDAHGAVSADELLDTLQELRAAGAEAIQINDVRAVAGTYFTDAGPGSVQVDGHRLAQPYVFKVVGNPPDLEPALNIPGGVVQTLEKEQATVTVVRSQKIVVDALRQAKQPDYARSSGQ, translated from the coding sequence ATGAGCAGCGACGACACGCCGCGTCCCGAGGAGACCCCGCGCCCCGGTGAGCCACCGGTGCGCCGGCCGCTGCCCGACGAGGTCCCGGCGCCGCCCGCGTCCGGATCCGGTCCCGATGCCGATCCCGGTTCCGGTGACGGCTCCGACGGTCAACTCACCGGCCGCCAGCGGCTGGTGAAGGGGTTGTGGCCGCCGCGGCTGACCCGCGCCCAACTCATCGTCGCGCTGCTGCTGTTCGTGCTCGGACTGGGCCTGGCCATCCAGGTCCGTTCCACCAGTGACAACGGCGCGCTGCGCGGCGCCCGCCAGGAGGATCTGGTCCGCATCCTGTCGGAACTGGACGCGCGTACCCAGCGTCTTGAGGACGAGAAGCGCGGTCTGGACAACCAGCTGACCCAGTTGCGCAACAGCTCCAACCAGGCCGCCGAGGCGCGCCGCCAGACCGAGCAGAAGGCCCGCCAACTCGGCGTCCTCGCCGGTACGGTGGCAGCCCAGGGGCCAGGGATCACGCTCACCATCCGTGACGCGCACGGGGCGGTGTCGGCGGACGAACTCCTCGACACCCTCCAGGAGCTGCGGGCGGCCGGGGCCGAGGCGATCCAGATCAACGACGTCCGGGCGGTGGCCGGCACCTACTTCACGGACGCCGGCCCCGGGAGCGTCCAGGTGGACGGGCACCGGCTCGCCCAGCCCTACGTCTTCAAGGTGGTGGGCAATCCGCCGGACCTGGAACCGGCGTTGAACATCCCCGGCGGCGTGGTACAGACCTTGGAGAAGGAGCAGGCCACGGTGACCGTTGTACGGTCCCAGAAGATCGTTGTGGACGCCTTGCGGCAGGCGAAACAGCCTGACTACGCTCGGTCGTCGGGCCAGTGA
- a CDS encoding small basic family protein, translated as MIAVLGLVVGVVVGLVIRPVVPSAVEPYLPIAVVAALDAVFGGVRAMLDGIFNDKVFVVSFLSNVVVAALIVFLGDKLGVGAQLSTGVVVVLGIRIFSNAAAIRRHIFRA; from the coding sequence GTGATCGCCGTACTGGGCCTCGTCGTCGGAGTGGTGGTCGGGCTCGTGATCCGGCCGGTGGTTCCCTCGGCCGTCGAGCCTTACCTGCCGATCGCCGTGGTCGCCGCGCTCGACGCCGTCTTCGGCGGGGTACGCGCCATGCTGGACGGCATCTTCAACGACAAGGTGTTCGTCGTGTCGTTCCTGTCCAACGTGGTGGTGGCGGCGCTCATCGTCTTCCTCGGCGACAAGCTGGGGGTGGGCGCCCAGTTGTCGACCGGCGTGGTCGTGGTGCTGGGCATCCGGATCTTCTCCAACGCGGCGGCCATCCGCCGCCACATCTTCCGGGCGTGA
- a CDS encoding DUF881 domain-containing protein: protein MPQQPPVRSTPPRPPRRDASMSLLTNIMEHSLDDGYAEVTARRGETGRARLPRTARGRIALAAGLALVAAVVTVGGAQAQFSAPTLAKERQELIGRIGAESHHADALQHDVDALRGQVGTQQRQALPGGNGDADLAALLAGATAVHGPGLRLVVDDAKEATGGQGGGPRESSGFSDTGRVRDRDMQRVVNGLWAAGAEAIAVNGQRLTSLSAIRAAGQAILVDNKPLAPPYTVLAVGDGRRLSTAFQDGADGRYLHELQQNYGIRASVSVQDDVRLPAAPSLVLRVASPAPGGAVPGAAATGKGNK from the coding sequence ATGCCGCAGCAGCCCCCCGTTCGGAGCACGCCCCCGCGCCCCCCGCGGCGGGACGCCTCGATGTCGCTGCTGACCAACATCATGGAGCACAGCCTGGACGACGGATACGCCGAGGTCACCGCGCGCCGCGGGGAGACCGGGCGGGCCAGGCTGCCGCGTACCGCCCGGGGCCGGATCGCGCTCGCCGCGGGCCTCGCGCTGGTGGCCGCGGTGGTCACCGTCGGCGGGGCGCAGGCCCAGTTCTCGGCGCCCACGCTGGCCAAGGAGCGCCAGGAGCTGATCGGCCGCATCGGCGCCGAGTCGCACCACGCCGACGCCCTCCAGCACGACGTCGACGCCCTGCGCGGCCAGGTCGGCACGCAGCAGCGCCAGGCGCTCCCGGGCGGCAACGGCGACGCCGACCTGGCCGCGCTGCTGGCCGGCGCCACCGCGGTGCACGGTCCGGGGCTGCGGCTGGTGGTGGACGACGCCAAGGAGGCCACCGGCGGCCAAGGCGGCGGACCGCGCGAGAGCAGCGGCTTCTCCGACACCGGACGCGTTCGCGACCGGGACATGCAGCGCGTGGTCAACGGCCTGTGGGCGGCCGGGGCCGAGGCGATCGCCGTCAACGGACAACGGCTGACCTCCTTGTCCGCGATCCGCGCGGCGGGCCAGGCCATACTGGTCGACAACAAACCGCTGGCGCCGCCCTACACCGTCCTCGCCGTCGGCGACGGACGCCGGCTGAGCACGGCCTTCCAGGACGGCGCCGACGGCCGGTACCTCCACGAGCTCCAGCAGAACTACGGTATCCGGGCGAGCGTTTCGGTCCAGGACGACGTACGGCTGCCGGCCGCGCCGAGCCTGGTGCTGCGCGTCGCCTCACCGGCTCCGGGCGGTGCCGTCCCGGGTGCCGCCGCAACAGGGAAGGGCAACAAGTGA